From the genome of Paraburkholderia aromaticivorans, one region includes:
- a CDS encoding winged helix-turn-helix transcriptional regulator produces the protein MRVLFVGPAHPEAAWLFKALQESAHSLQRADELRDGVFLATQEPFDVIVLMVLECRFYSALLEFIAEIAAAGSGAAILVLLGAATAQDRTRVLRAGADACLCQPYSFIELHERMQALQRMGVGRGAMGGSSSFASVPNAVAGPSLDAATRELVFEGRRVAVTRREFLLLECLIRQVNAPVARDQLIRYAWPEKEDVDPASVNLVVSRLRRKLSVDLSEVRIETVSRFGYQVSVCSPRVQSR, from the coding sequence ATGCGGGTCCTCTTCGTCGGTCCTGCGCATCCGGAAGCGGCGTGGCTTTTCAAGGCGCTTCAGGAGAGCGCACATAGTTTGCAGCGCGCCGATGAGCTGCGGGACGGGGTCTTTCTCGCGACTCAGGAACCGTTCGATGTGATCGTGTTGATGGTGCTGGAATGCCGTTTCTATTCTGCCCTGCTGGAGTTCATTGCGGAAATTGCCGCGGCGGGAAGTGGCGCGGCGATTCTCGTCCTGCTGGGGGCGGCGACCGCGCAGGATCGAACCAGAGTCTTGCGCGCCGGCGCGGACGCGTGTCTCTGTCAGCCTTATTCGTTCATTGAACTGCATGAACGGATGCAGGCTTTGCAGCGCATGGGGGTGGGACGGGGCGCCATGGGCGGTTCTTCTTCTTTCGCTTCGGTTCCGAATGCCGTTGCCGGGCCGTCTCTTGATGCGGCTACACGGGAGCTTGTTTTCGAGGGGCGGCGAGTGGCCGTTACCCGCAGGGAGTTTCTTCTGCTCGAATGTTTGATCAGGCAGGTCAATGCGCCTGTGGCAAGGGACCAGCTTATTCGCTATGCCTGGCCCGAAAAGGAGGATGTCGATCCTGCCAGTGTCAATCTGGTCGTTTCCCGGCTGAGGAGAAAGCTTTCGGTTGATTTGTCCGAGGTCAGGATTGAGACGGTTAGCCGCTTTGGCTATCAGGTTTCAGTCTGTTCTCCCCGCGTTCAGTCGCGCTAG
- a CDS encoding DUF4148 domain-containing protein, giving the protein MKSLTLAIALLGATATASAFAQSTTAPTQQSAAPSMQVAANSAAAVNAAGSWVPPYGQPTVGKTRAQVYQELVHAEKDGQLAYLNSTIYAH; this is encoded by the coding sequence ATGAAATCCCTGACGCTCGCCATCGCTTTGCTGGGTGCTACCGCAACGGCTTCCGCCTTCGCCCAATCGACCACGGCGCCGACCCAACAGTCCGCCGCACCCTCCATGCAAGTAGCCGCGAACAGCGCCGCAGCGGTCAATGCCGCCGGCTCGTGGGTTCCGCCTTATGGCCAGCCCACTGTCGGGAAGACACGTGCCCAGGTCTATCAGGAACTGGTGCACGCAGAGAAGGACGGCCAGCTCGCCTATCTGAATTCGACGATCTACGCGCATTAG
- a CDS encoding response regulator transcription factor → MPRILTIEDDELIAHDIVRTLSVSGFSVDVARTGREGMAKAMAGDYDVVTLDRMLPDLDGLTIVATMRGVGLETPVLVMSAMSDVDQRIQGLRAGGDDYLTKPFSPEEMFARVEVLLRRRPRHAKADTMLRNGALELDLVRRKVTHRQRELDLQPTEFRVLEFMMRHTGQVLTRTMIFEAVWGCRFDPGTNLIDVHVGRLRKKVEMPGERPLIRTIRGSGYLFG, encoded by the coding sequence ATGCCGAGAATCCTGACGATTGAAGACGACGAGTTGATTGCCCACGACATCGTTCGCACGCTCAGCGTGAGCGGCTTTTCCGTCGATGTCGCGCGCACGGGCCGCGAAGGCATGGCCAAAGCGATGGCGGGCGACTACGACGTCGTCACGCTCGATCGCATGCTGCCCGACCTCGACGGGTTGACGATCGTCGCCACCATGCGCGGCGTGGGGCTGGAAACGCCCGTGCTGGTGATGAGCGCGATGTCCGATGTCGACCAGCGCATTCAGGGCCTGCGAGCCGGCGGCGACGACTATCTGACCAAGCCGTTCTCGCCCGAGGAAATGTTCGCGCGCGTCGAGGTCCTGTTGCGGCGCCGCCCGCGTCACGCGAAAGCCGACACCATGCTGCGCAACGGCGCACTGGAGCTGGACCTGGTGCGTCGCAAAGTCACCCATCGTCAGCGCGAGCTCGATCTGCAACCCACCGAATTCCGCGTGCTCGAATTCATGATGCGCCATACAGGCCAGGTGCTCACCCGCACGATGATTTTCGAGGCCGTCTGGGGCTGCCGCTTCGACCCCGGCACCAACCTGATCGACGTACACGTGGGGCGTTTGCGCAAGAAAGTCGAAATGCCGGGCGAGCGCCCGTTGATTCGCACGATTCGCGGCTCCGGCTATCTGTTCGGCTGA
- a CDS encoding porin, producing MNRKMKMVRLVGALFCVGVASSAHAQSSVTLYGILDTGIDFASNVNGSHLYQMASGVSAGSRWGVRGREDLGGGLAAVFDLESGFNSANGSLGSGLAFSRNAYVGLASQTAGTVTLGRQWDPLVDLIEPFSLNDSYGGWYFSHPNDMDNLDNGFAISNAVKYRSPTIGGFTGEALYSFGGQAGQFSNNAAYSAAASYTNGPFSMGAGYLRVNDPEESIQSYQNGSGFTNAVYGNYLANARSQGIFAAGASYEIGKFKVMGNFTNVNFQQGDAGQDVKFQNYEIAGTFAATSQLNLAAGYTYTDGRNHATNQEPKYQQLNLSAEYELSKRTAVYALAALQRASGGAVAQIAGFDPSSNGKQVVGRVGVRHSF from the coding sequence ATGAATCGGAAGATGAAGATGGTGCGTCTGGTCGGGGCGCTGTTTTGCGTCGGCGTCGCATCCTCCGCGCACGCGCAGAGCAGCGTCACGCTTTACGGCATTCTTGATACCGGCATTGACTTTGCCAGCAACGTCAACGGCAGCCATCTCTATCAAATGGCCAGCGGTGTGAGCGCCGGTAGCCGCTGGGGGGTCAGAGGCAGGGAAGATCTCGGCGGCGGTCTGGCCGCCGTCTTCGATCTGGAAAGCGGTTTCAATTCGGCCAACGGCAGCCTCGGCAGCGGACTCGCCTTCTCGCGTAACGCCTATGTGGGCCTCGCCAGTCAGACGGCCGGGACCGTCACCCTCGGGCGGCAGTGGGATCCGCTCGTGGATCTGATCGAACCGTTCTCGCTCAACGATAGCTATGGCGGCTGGTATTTCTCCCATCCCAACGATATGGATAACCTCGATAACGGCTTCGCGATCAGCAATGCCGTGAAGTACAGGAGTCCCACCATTGGCGGCTTCACCGGCGAAGCGCTTTATTCGTTCGGCGGCCAGGCGGGCCAATTCTCGAATAATGCGGCCTATAGCGCGGCGGCCTCGTATACGAACGGGCCGTTCTCCATGGGCGCGGGTTATTTGCGCGTCAACGATCCCGAGGAGTCGATCCAGAGCTATCAGAATGGCTCGGGATTCACCAACGCGGTGTATGGCAATTACCTGGCCAACGCTCGCAGTCAGGGCATCTTTGCCGCAGGTGCGTCGTATGAGATCGGCAAGTTCAAGGTGATGGGTAACTTCACCAACGTCAATTTCCAGCAGGGCGACGCGGGTCAGGATGTCAAATTCCAGAACTACGAAATCGCCGGCACGTTCGCCGCGACCAGTCAGCTCAATCTCGCGGCGGGCTACACCTACACGGACGGCAGGAATCACGCGACCAATCAGGAGCCGAAGTATCAGCAACTGAATTTGAGCGCGGAATACGAATTGTCCAAACGCACCGCCGTGTATGCACTGGCCGCGTTGCAGAGGGCAAGCGGCGGCGCGGTGGCGCAAATCGCCGGCTTCGATCCTTCGTCGAACGGCAAGCAGGTCGTCGGCCGGGTCGGCGTGCGGCACTCGTTCTAA
- a CDS encoding efflux RND transporter periplasmic adaptor subunit, with the protein MSTEIEINSPKRLRHLKLVGIVALLAAAGVVASGMAGRAHAKQELTTWSARQAVPTVVAYTPKRDLDAQALVLPGRLSAFVNAPIYARVSGYLHAWYADIGTHVKAGQLLADIDTPDLDQQLQQARADLQNSVANEKLAASTAHRWTQMLKQDSVSQQDADEKTSDLVAKQATVAANEANVRRLEALESFKRITAPFDGTVTARTTDIGALINAGGGNGPELFSVSDARRLRVYVSVPQDEAAAIQPGMSATLTVPERPGVKFNAKLVDTDDAITPASGTLLVQLAVDNHDGLLIPGEYTEVHFALPTNAHALSIPASSLIFRQNGLQVAVLGKDNRAELKPVSIATDLGTHVEIASGLSATDRVIDNPPDSLASGDEVRLQTTTSGTGDTAVASRRATESTHG; encoded by the coding sequence ATGTCCACTGAGATCGAGATCAATTCGCCGAAACGGCTGCGTCATTTAAAGCTCGTCGGAATCGTCGCGCTGCTCGCGGCAGCGGGCGTCGTGGCAAGCGGCATGGCCGGTCGCGCGCATGCGAAGCAGGAACTGACCACGTGGTCGGCCCGGCAAGCCGTGCCCACCGTGGTGGCGTACACCCCGAAGCGCGACCTGGACGCGCAGGCGCTGGTGCTGCCAGGCCGCCTGTCCGCCTTCGTCAATGCGCCAATCTATGCGCGCGTGTCGGGCTATCTGCATGCGTGGTACGCGGACATCGGCACGCATGTGAAAGCCGGTCAGTTGCTCGCCGACATCGACACGCCCGATCTCGATCAGCAGTTACAGCAGGCGCGGGCCGATCTGCAGAACTCGGTGGCCAACGAAAAACTCGCCGCGTCCACCGCGCATCGCTGGACGCAGATGTTGAAGCAGGACTCCGTCTCGCAGCAGGACGCCGACGAGAAGACCAGTGATCTCGTCGCCAAGCAGGCCACCGTCGCCGCCAACGAGGCCAACGTGCGGCGCCTCGAAGCGCTCGAATCGTTCAAGCGCATCACCGCGCCGTTCGACGGCACCGTCACCGCCCGCACCACCGACATCGGCGCCCTCATCAACGCAGGGGGCGGCAATGGGCCCGAACTGTTTTCGGTGTCCGACGCGCGCCGCTTGCGCGTGTACGTGAGCGTGCCGCAGGATGAGGCCGCCGCGATCCAGCCCGGCATGAGCGCGACGCTCACCGTACCCGAGCGTCCCGGCGTGAAGTTCAACGCGAAACTCGTCGACACCGACGACGCCATCACCCCCGCTTCAGGCACCTTGCTAGTCCAGCTCGCGGTGGACAATCACGACGGTTTGCTGATCCCCGGCGAGTACACCGAAGTGCATTTCGCCCTGCCGACCAACGCGCATGCTTTGTCGATTCCGGCCAGCTCGCTGATCTTCCGGCAGAACGGTTTGCAGGTCGCCGTGCTCGGCAAGGACAACCGCGCGGAACTCAAGCCCGTTTCGATCGCGACCGATCTCGGCACGCACGTAGAGATCGCATCGGGTCTGAGCGCCACGGATCGCGTGATCGACAATCCGCCCGATTCCCTCGCATCCGGCGACGAAGTGCGCCTGCAAACCACTACAAGCGGCACGGGCGACACCGCCGTGGCGAGCCGGCGCGCGACGGAGAGCACCCATGGATAA
- a CDS encoding porin produces the protein MKKALATTLVALAGTFCAAAHAQSSVTLYGTLDTGLDYVSNQKSGTGGKSNWLMESGNVSTDRWGLRGNEDLGGGLSAVFDLENGFNIDSGKFSNGGDLFGRQAWVGIASKQWGTVMMGRQYDFLVDFVAPLSATGSGFGGNIADHPFDNDNLNNDLRMNNALKFHSATYDGLSVGGAYAFSNAAGGFSNNNAYSFGAQWAGGPLNLAVAYLQVNQPGGVNQPANTGGAVSSSDGDATFTGARQRILGAAGRYTFGAAAVGLVFTRTMLDDPRQIMQGGAYSTLDGDLLTFNNYEVNARYALTPAFTLGGSYTFTDGHFSDAGKSVSPKWNQFMLQAAYALSHRTDLYLEGVYQRVSGAQGIAVLGNASIYSLAASSNDRQAVVAVGMRHRF, from the coding sequence ATGAAAAAAGCATTGGCAACCACTCTCGTCGCGCTGGCCGGCACCTTTTGCGCGGCAGCGCACGCACAGAGCAGCGTGACGCTTTACGGCACGCTCGATACGGGGCTCGACTACGTCAGCAATCAGAAGAGCGGTACCGGCGGCAAAAGCAACTGGTTGATGGAAAGCGGCAATGTGAGCACCGATCGCTGGGGTCTGCGCGGCAACGAAGATCTGGGCGGCGGATTGAGCGCGGTCTTCGATCTCGAGAATGGCTTCAATATCGACAGCGGCAAGTTCTCCAACGGCGGTGACCTGTTCGGCCGGCAGGCATGGGTCGGTATTGCGAGCAAGCAGTGGGGCACCGTGATGATGGGCAGGCAATACGACTTTCTGGTGGATTTCGTCGCGCCGCTCTCGGCGACCGGTTCGGGCTTTGGCGGCAACATTGCCGATCACCCATTCGACAACGACAACCTCAACAACGATCTGCGCATGAACAACGCGCTAAAATTCCATAGTGCGACCTACGACGGACTTTCGGTCGGCGGCGCCTACGCGTTCAGTAATGCGGCGGGCGGTTTCAGCAACAACAACGCCTATAGCTTCGGTGCCCAATGGGCGGGCGGCCCGCTCAATCTGGCCGTCGCGTATCTGCAGGTCAACCAGCCGGGCGGTGTCAATCAGCCGGCCAACACGGGCGGCGCGGTGAGCAGCAGCGATGGCGACGCGACTTTTACCGGCGCGCGTCAACGCATTCTCGGGGCAGCGGGGCGGTATACCTTCGGCGCCGCGGCGGTCGGCCTCGTCTTCACGCGCACGATGCTCGACGATCCGCGCCAGATCATGCAAGGCGGTGCCTACTCCACGCTCGACGGCGATCTGCTGACTTTCAACAATTACGAAGTGAACGCGCGCTATGCCCTAACGCCGGCGTTCACACTCGGCGGTTCTTATACGTTTACCGACGGCCATTTCAGTGACGCCGGCAAGAGCGTCTCGCCGAAATGGAATCAGTTCATGCTGCAGGCCGCTTACGCGTTGTCGCATCGCACCGATCTGTATCTGGAAGGCGTATATCAGCGCGTCTCGGGCGCGCAGGGCATCGCTGTGCTCGGCAATGCGTCGATTTATTCACTGGCGGCTTCGTCGAATGATCGCCAGGCGGTGGTGGCGGTCGGGATGCGTCACCGGTTTTGA
- a CDS encoding efflux RND transporter permease subunit has product MLKIVRLALTRPYTFIVLAMLILLIGPLAALRTPTDIFPDIRIPVISVVWNYAGLQPDDMSGRIVTYYERTLGTTVNDIAHIESQSFRGYGIVKIFFQPTVDIRTATAQVTSVSQTVLKQMPPGTTPPQILNYNASTVPVLQLALTSNTLDEQKLADYATNFIRPQLLSVPGVAIPTPYGGKTREVQIDLDPQALQAKKLSANDVATALAQQNQIIPAGTEKIGRFEYNIKLNNSPLALDELNALPIKTVDGATIYIRDVAHVRDGYPPQGNVVRVDGHRAVLMSILKNGSASTLDIISGVKAQLPRIEATLPAGLKLVTMGDQSTFVKGAVSGVAREGVIAAALTSLMILLFLGSWRSTLIIAASIPLAVLAAIAGLAAMGETLNVMTLGGLALAVGILVDDATVTIENINWHLEQGKDVKSAILDGAAQIVAPAFVSLLCICIVFVPMLLLDGIARFLFVPMAEAVIFAMIASFILSRTFVPMMAQYLLRAYASDGHASGELAATMAPHGGHAHAAPSRNPLVRFQRGFEHRFERVRGIYRIVLGLALTNRKRFVTGFLIVVAMSFLLAPWLGRNFFPDIDSGEIAIHVRAPVGTRIEDTAAQFDLIENAVRRVIPPGQLRSIIDNIGLPNSGINLTYNNSGTIGPQDGDILISLSENHRPTADFVRTLRETLPRQFPGTTFAFLPADIVSQILNFGAPAPIDLQVAGPNQAANRRYANEVMRRMRMIPGIADTRMQQASTYPQFTVSVDRSRADQLGITEQDVTNSVVASLSGTSQVSPTYWLNPKNGVSYPIVAQTPQYRMTSLSNLNNLPVTGKGGQAQILGGIATITRGVGNAVVSHYDIEPLYDVFATTQGQDLGAVSAKIQTILHASAKDVPKGSIVTLRGQVQTMNSAFLGLSLGLVGAIALIYLLIVVNFHSWSDAFVIVSALPAALAGIVWMLFTTHTPLSVPALTGAILCMGVATANSILVVSFARERLAINGNALVAAMEAGFTRFRPVMMTALAMIIGMAPMALGLGDGGEQNAPLGRAVIGGLICATFATLLFVPVVFSIVHRRDAAAPPSHVPSSSEPGVQHVH; this is encoded by the coding sequence ATGTTAAAAATAGTCCGGTTAGCGTTGACCCGGCCCTACACGTTCATCGTGCTCGCGATGCTGATCCTGCTGATCGGCCCGCTTGCCGCATTGCGCACGCCGACGGATATCTTCCCCGACATCCGCATTCCCGTCATCAGCGTGGTATGGAACTACGCCGGCCTGCAACCGGACGACATGTCCGGGCGCATCGTCACCTATTACGAGCGCACGCTCGGCACCACCGTCAACGACATCGCCCATATCGAGTCGCAATCGTTTCGCGGCTACGGCATCGTCAAGATCTTCTTCCAGCCCACGGTGGATATCCGCACAGCCACCGCGCAGGTGACATCCGTTTCGCAGACGGTGCTCAAGCAAATGCCGCCCGGGACCACGCCGCCACAGATCCTGAACTACAACGCATCCACCGTGCCGGTACTGCAACTGGCGCTAACCAGCAATACGCTCGACGAACAGAAACTTGCCGACTACGCGACCAATTTCATTCGTCCGCAATTGCTGAGCGTACCGGGCGTGGCGATTCCGACGCCCTACGGCGGCAAGACACGTGAAGTGCAGATCGATCTGGATCCGCAGGCCTTGCAGGCAAAGAAACTTTCGGCGAACGACGTCGCCACCGCGCTCGCGCAGCAGAACCAGATCATTCCGGCGGGCACGGAGAAGATCGGCCGCTTCGAATACAACATCAAGCTGAACAACAGCCCCCTCGCGCTCGACGAACTGAACGCGCTGCCGATCAAAACGGTAGACGGCGCCACGATCTATATCCGCGACGTGGCGCACGTACGCGACGGCTATCCGCCGCAAGGCAACGTAGTGCGTGTAGACGGACACCGCGCGGTGCTGATGAGCATCCTGAAGAACGGCTCCGCTTCCACGCTGGACATCATCTCCGGCGTCAAGGCACAACTGCCGCGTATCGAGGCGACGTTGCCAGCCGGGCTCAAACTCGTCACGATGGGTGATCAGTCGACCTTCGTGAAAGGCGCCGTGAGCGGCGTGGCGCGCGAGGGCGTGATCGCCGCCGCGCTGACCTCGCTGATGATCCTGCTGTTTCTCGGCAGTTGGCGCTCCACGCTGATCATCGCGGCGTCGATTCCGCTCGCCGTGCTGGCGGCGATTGCCGGACTCGCGGCAATGGGCGAGACGCTCAACGTCATGACGCTGGGCGGACTTGCACTCGCAGTCGGCATTCTGGTCGACGACGCCACCGTCACGATCGAAAACATCAATTGGCATCTGGAACAGGGCAAGGACGTGAAAAGCGCGATTCTCGACGGCGCCGCGCAGATCGTCGCGCCCGCATTCGTGTCGCTACTGTGCATCTGTATCGTGTTCGTGCCGATGCTGCTGCTCGACGGCATTGCCCGCTTCCTGTTCGTGCCGATGGCAGAGGCCGTGATCTTCGCGATGATTGCGTCGTTCATCCTTTCGCGCACCTTCGTACCGATGATGGCGCAATACCTGCTCCGTGCTTACGCGTCGGACGGCCACGCTTCCGGCGAATTGGCCGCGACGATGGCGCCGCATGGCGGCCATGCTCACGCGGCGCCTTCGCGCAATCCGCTGGTGCGCTTCCAGCGCGGCTTTGAACACCGCTTCGAACGCGTTCGCGGCATCTACCGGATCGTGCTGGGTCTCGCGCTCACGAATCGCAAGCGCTTCGTGACAGGCTTTCTGATCGTGGTCGCGATGTCGTTCCTGCTCGCACCGTGGCTCGGCCGCAATTTCTTCCCGGATATCGACTCCGGTGAAATCGCCATTCACGTGCGGGCGCCGGTGGGCACCCGGATCGAAGATACCGCCGCGCAGTTCGACCTGATCGAAAACGCGGTGCGCCGCGTCATTCCGCCGGGCCAGTTGCGCAGCATCATCGACAACATCGGCTTGCCGAACAGCGGCATCAACCTGACGTATAACAACAGCGGCACGATCGGGCCGCAAGACGGCGACATTCTGATCTCGCTGAGCGAAAACCATCGGCCCACCGCGGACTTCGTGCGCACGTTGCGTGAAACGCTGCCACGTCAGTTTCCGGGCACGACGTTCGCCTTTCTGCCGGCCGATATCGTCAGTCAGATTCTGAATTTCGGCGCACCCGCGCCGATCGATCTGCAGGTGGCCGGCCCGAACCAGGCCGCCAATCGTCGGTACGCGAACGAAGTCATGCGCCGCATGCGGATGATTCCCGGCATTGCCGATACGCGCATGCAACAGGCGTCGACATATCCGCAATTCACCGTCTCCGTGGACCGTTCGCGCGCCGATCAGCTCGGCATTACCGAACAGGATGTCACCAACTCCGTGGTGGCGAGCCTGTCCGGCACGAGTCAGGTATCGCCGACGTACTGGCTCAATCCGAAGAACGGCGTGTCGTATCCGATCGTCGCGCAGACGCCGCAGTACCGCATGACGTCGCTGTCGAATCTGAACAACCTGCCCGTGACAGGCAAGGGCGGGCAGGCCCAGATTCTTGGCGGTATTGCGACAATTACACGCGGCGTGGGCAATGCGGTGGTCTCGCACTACGACATCGAACCGCTCTACGACGTGTTCGCGACAACGCAAGGCCAGGATCTCGGCGCCGTGTCGGCGAAGATCCAGACCATTCTGCACGCGAGCGCGAAAGACGTGCCCAAGGGTTCCATCGTCACGCTGCGCGGCCAGGTGCAGACGATGAATAGCGCGTTCCTCGGCTTGTCGCTCGGTCTGGTCGGCGCGATCGCATTGATCTATCTGTTGATAGTCGTGAACTTCCATTCATGGAGCGATGCGTTCGTGATCGTCAGCGCCTTGCCGGCGGCATTGGCCGGCATCGTGTGGATGCTGTTCACCACCCACACGCCGCTCTCGGTGCCCGCGTTGACCGGCGCGATTCTCTGCATGGGCGTGGCGACCGCCAACAGCATTCTGGTCGTGAGCTTTGCGCGCGAGCGGCTGGCGATCAACGGCAATGCGCTCGTCGCCGCCATGGAAGCGGGCTTCACCCGCTTTCGCCCCGTCATGATGACCGCGCTCGCGATGATCATCGGCATGGCGCCGATGGCGCTCGGTCTCGGCGACGGCGGCGAGCAGAACGCGCCGCTCGGCCGCGCGGTGATCGGCGGGCTGATTTGCGCGACGTTCGCGACGCTGCTGTTCGTACCCGTCGTCTTCAGCATCGTGCACCGGCGCGACGCCGCGGCGCCCCCATCTCACGTCCCCTCTTCTTCCGAACCCGGAGTGCAACATGTCCACTGA
- a CDS encoding efflux transporter outer membrane subunit, protein MDKRRLCIALAAAAMLSGCSFAPVYHAPPARVPTTFKESGPWQLARPADRVPRDAWWSVYRDPVLDHLETQVAAANPDVAAAMARHDEAMAFLSQTRSGLFPTIGAEASVERQRQSDNRPLRGAGQPSAYGVNTVDVGIAYDLDLWGKIRNEVAAGRAAMQASEADLESVRLSLQANLASAYFNLRGLDAQQQLLDDTIDTYQRALTLTLSRHAGGIASDLDVSRAQTQLDIARASADDIAARRALYEHAIASLTGAPASDFTLAAATDSAYLPSIPTGVPAALLQRRPDIAAAERRVAQANAQIGVAKAAFFPDISLGLDGGYQSDTLSPWLMAPNEIWSVGPSLVFTLFDGGRRAAMTDEARAKLAENGAEYKATVLLAFQQVEDNLAQLHHLGDEAARQNEALIAAQRTLTLSMSRYRDGVVSYLDVVTAQTTELDTQIAALNLNTRRLLASVRLIEALGGGWSSEGAQSPPGVQANQARIQALKAHVGSETG, encoded by the coding sequence ATGGATAAACGCCGTCTATGCATCGCGCTGGCGGCCGCGGCGATGCTGAGCGGCTGCTCGTTCGCGCCGGTCTATCACGCGCCGCCCGCCCGCGTTCCCACCACGTTCAAGGAAAGCGGCCCCTGGCAGCTCGCGCGCCCCGCCGACCGCGTGCCGCGCGATGCATGGTGGAGCGTGTATCGCGACCCCGTGCTCGACCACCTCGAAACACAGGTGGCGGCGGCCAATCCGGACGTCGCGGCGGCCATGGCGCGCCACGACGAAGCCATGGCCTTTCTCTCGCAAACCCGTTCGGGCTTGTTCCCGACGATCGGCGCCGAAGCGTCCGTGGAACGCCAGCGGCAGTCGGATAACCGGCCGCTGCGTGGCGCGGGACAACCGTCGGCGTACGGCGTCAATACCGTCGATGTCGGCATCGCTTACGACCTCGACCTGTGGGGCAAAATTCGCAATGAAGTTGCCGCCGGTCGCGCCGCGATGCAAGCCAGCGAGGCCGATCTGGAATCGGTGCGCCTGAGCTTGCAAGCGAACCTTGCGAGTGCCTATTTCAATCTGCGCGGACTCGACGCCCAGCAGCAACTGCTCGACGACACGATCGACACCTACCAGCGCGCCCTCACGCTGACGCTGAGCCGTCATGCCGGCGGCATCGCGTCGGATCTCGACGTGTCGCGCGCGCAGACCCAACTCGACATCGCGCGCGCTTCGGCCGACGACATCGCCGCGCGGCGCGCGCTTTATGAGCACGCCATCGCGAGCCTGACCGGCGCGCCCGCATCCGATTTCACGCTCGCCGCGGCGACCGACTCGGCCTACCTGCCCTCCATTCCCACCGGCGTGCCGGCGGCGCTCCTGCAACGCAGGCCCGACATCGCCGCGGCCGAACGACGCGTCGCCCAGGCGAACGCGCAGATCGGCGTCGCCAAGGCGGCGTTCTTCCCGGACATCTCGCTCGGCCTCGACGGCGGCTATCAGAGTGACACGCTCTCGCCGTGGCTCATGGCGCCCAACGAAATCTGGTCGGTCGGGCCAAGCCTCGTATTTACGCTGTTCGACGGCGGCCGCCGCGCCGCGATGACCGACGAGGCACGCGCGAAGCTCGCGGAGAACGGCGCGGAATACAAGGCCACGGTGCTTCTCGCCTTCCAGCAGGTCGAAGACAACCTTGCGCAACTCCATCATCTCGGCGACGAAGCCGCACGACAGAACGAAGCGCTCATCGCGGCGCAACGCACGCTGACGCTGTCGATGTCACGCTACCGGGACGGTGTGGTCAGCTATCTGGACGTGGTGACCGCGCAGACCACCGAACTCGACACCCAGATCGCGGCGCTGAACCTCAATACGCGGCGTTTGCTGGCTTCCGTGCGGCTGATCGAAGCGTTGGGTGGCGGCTGGTCCAGCGAGGGCGCCCAAAGCCCGCCGGGCGTTCAGGCGAACCAGGCGCGAATACAGGCGCTCAAGGCGCACGTTGGCAGCGAAACGGGTTGA